A single region of the Maniola jurtina chromosome 6, ilManJurt1.1, whole genome shotgun sequence genome encodes:
- the LOC123866237 gene encoding liprin-beta-1 isoform X4: MSDQEFLTEPLDEEEERAVAGLEPATPRSYTYSPMGGESDSPEEATLKCSNWTDRAGIPTRADSSDCDTSTSDEESEEHEYDTGHVADYQTLTPSRQLDNSARCDNDFKWMPSGEVMDDPSDPNFLARVEEFSSNASLDRRRRPASARSDRDRKTRSSLSTKPPQHPSSVRASPRSRHSSRNEETPPDLQRRWNSYEHFRWPEGGWWPPPMCWCHGPPAPPPCCMHERPWPSHPSLPVPPRTYKNDAEDRVRRLEADKESLQLQVQVLSEQIAAQTEKMADLERSLHDTRQRLDDTDQRLQKEMLQRSSLETQKLELLSKLSEVRLRAAERGLVERSPPPEPAPLARPAPPRTPPANYGRQIERNTHMYSSLPRSSVLSSEARVAFGKHNMVVARGRGHSVPNLAEKDEAIPRGSPSPSLREVRSRLGSGGGVRLEGDELSRSSLRASAPRQRPQTMPWQTTDVRQWDCETTCGWLESLGLESYVGLARTWLNASPDARGLLASASHTTIEKELAIKHPLHKKKIVLALSDLLGGHGDPLLTAAGRLDTAWTLRWLEDVGVCGARAAAADAALDGRGLHRLTHTDLHTHLRVAHALHALSIRRGIQVLRDNKFNPETMIRRAPESEVVEVSIEGEQETACTPAAELARWSSHRVMQWLKEIDLAEYAPNLRGAGVHGGLMLLEPRFTAELLAALLNIPANKTLLRRHLTQRFNDLLGRDVIQQKRNAEQTLGYQPLTATTKYKVPKKSQFSLKRKKSKDDLELGELVCPLHDDCSGDLTASPMMKVKSATAGVASAVCPPRDDARTH, encoded by the exons ATGTCTGACCAAGAGTTTCTCACGGAACCCCTCGACGAGGAGGAGGAGCGCGCGGTGGCGGGCCTCGAGCCGGCCACCCCGCGCTCCTATACTTATTCGCCAATGG GCGGTGAGTCGGATAGTCCCGAGGAAGCGACTTTGAAATGTTCGAATTGGACGGATCGCGCCGGCATACCTACGCGAGCTGATTCATCCGACTGTGACACTTCCACTTCCGACGAAGAGTCCGAAGAACATGAATACGATACTGGCCACGTTGCCGATTATCAGACGCTGACTCCTAGCAGACAACTAGATAATTCAGCACGTTGTGACAATGATTTCAAGTGGATGCCGAGCGGAGAAGTGATGGACGATCCAAGTGATCCTAATTTTTTGGCTCGGGTCGAGGAGTTTTCATCGAACGCTAGCTTAGATCGAAGACGGCGTCCGGCGAGTGCTCGCAGTGACCGTGACAGAAAAACAAGGTCGTCACTGTCAACGAAACCGCCTCAACATCCATCAAGCGTCCGCGCGTCACCGCGTTCGCGACACTCGTCAAGAAATGAGGAAACGCCTCCAGATCTACAGCGGCGATGGAATTCTTATGAACATTTCCGTTGGCCTGAAGGCGGATGGTGGCCTCCGCCGATGTGCTGGTGCCACGGCCCACCCGCTCCGCCGCCGTGCTGTATGCACGAGCGTCCATGGCCCTCGCACCCCTCGTTACCGGTACCGCCACGTACATACAAG AACGATGCAGAGGACCGAGTACGAAGGCTCGAAGCTGACAAGGAGAGCTTGCAGCTACAAGTGCAGGTTCTATCCGAGCAGATCGCCGCGCAGACAGAAAAGATGGCCGACCTGGAGCGATCACTGCACGACACCAGGCAACGGCTTGACGATACGGACCAAAGATTACagaag GAAATGTTACAACGTTCATCACTGGAGACGCAAAAGCTGGAACTGTTGTCGAAGCTGAGCGAAGTGCGGCTGCGAGCTGCGGAGCGCGGCCTCGTGGAGCGCTCGCCGCCGCCCGAGCCCGCGCCCCTAGCGAGACCTGCGCCGCCCAGG ACGCCGCCCGCGAACTACGGGCGTCAGATCGAGCGCAACACTCACATGTACTCGTCGCTGCCGCGGTCGTCGGTGCTGAGCTCGGAGGCGCGAGTGGCGTTCGGTAAACACAACATGGTGGTGGCGCGCGGCCGCGGACACTCTGTGCCGAACTTAG CTGAGAAAGACGAAGCGATACCGCGAGGTAGCCCGTCTCCTTCGCTCCGAGAAGTGCGTTCTCGCCTGGGTAGTGGCGGTGGCGTGCGGTTAGAAGGGGACGAACTATCACGGTCTTCCTTAAGAGCCTCTGCACCTCGACAGCGGCCGCAAACCATGCCTTG GCAAACGACAGACGTTCGACAGTGGGACTGTGAGACGACATGCGGCTGGCTGGAAAGCCTCGGCCTGGAGTCATACGTAGGTCTCGCGCGCACGTGGCTCAACGCTTCTCCTGACGCAAGAGGCCTGCTGGCTTCAGCGTCACACACTACGATAGAGAAGGAGCTGGCTATAAAACATCCTCTACACAAGAAGAAGATAGTTTTAGCTCTTTCAGACTTGTTG GGAGGTCATGGCGACCCATTATTGACAGCAGCTGGACGTTTAGACACGGCGTGGACGTTACGATGGTTAGAGGACGTTGGGGTGTGCGGCGCGCGCGCGGCCGCCGCTGACGCAGCGCTCGACGGCCGCGGCCTACATCGTCTGACGCATACCGACCTTCACACGCATTTGCGGGTCGCACATGCGTTACATGCGCTCTCTATAAGACGAG gCATACAAGTGCTACGGGACAACAAGTTCAACCCTGAAACGATGATCCGTCGCGCTCCAGAATCCGAAGTAGTAGAAGTTTCAATTGAAGGCGAGCAGGAGACCGCCTGCACGCCCGCCGCGGAACTCGCGCGCTGGTCGTCGCATCGCGTTATGCAGTGGCTTAAAGAAATCGACCTCGCCGAGTACGCGCCCAACCTTAGAGGAGCCG GCGTTCACGGAGGTTTAATGCTATTGGAGCCGCGGTTCACAGCGGAGCTGCTCGCCGCGCTGCTCAACATCCCCGCGAACAAAACCTTACTGCGGCGGCATCTCACACAGCG atttaatgatttgctCGGGCGAGATGTGATACAACAGAAGCGTAACGCCGAACAAACGTTGGGCTATCAGCCTCTTACAGCTACTACCAAATATAAG GTGCCAAAGAAGAGTCAGTTCTCGCTGAAGCGCAAGAAGAGCAAAGACGACCTGGAACTGGGCGAGCTGGTGTGTCCGCTGCACGACGACTGCTCAGGTGACCTAACCGCCTCGCCC ATGATGAAAGTAAAATCAGCAACAGCGGGCGTCGCGTCGGCTGTCTGTCCCCCGCGTGACGACGCGCGAACGCACTAG